A section of the Flavobacterium ardleyense genome encodes:
- a CDS encoding MarR family winged helix-turn-helix transcriptional regulator, protein MTVEEIIKAHKPISLQKKTLLNLSITNQILTEDFNEVLKPYDLSNEQFNVLRILRGQENQILNMQSIQERMVAKTSNTTRLVDKLLLKDMVTRDVCPSNRRKVEIKLTGKGFDVLRELDPKIELYDAALSSKLNDAELQLLNNLLDKLRKS, encoded by the coding sequence ATGACTGTAGAAGAAATTATAAAAGCACACAAACCAATCTCGCTTCAGAAGAAGACTTTATTAAATTTGAGTATTACAAATCAGATTTTAACAGAAGATTTTAATGAGGTCTTAAAGCCCTATGATTTGTCTAATGAGCAATTTAACGTCTTACGAATTTTGCGAGGTCAAGAAAATCAGATTCTAAATATGCAGAGTATACAAGAACGAATGGTTGCAAAGACTAGCAATACCACAAGACTTGTAGATAAGCTATTGCTAAAGGATATGGTTACTAGAGATGTCTGTCCTTCAAATAGGCGAAAAGTTGAAATAAAACTTACTGGCAAAGGTTTTGATGTACTACGAGAATTAGATCCAAAAATTGAACTTTACGATGCTGCATTGTCATCAAAATTAAACGATGCCGAACTCCAACTACTTAATAATTTGTTGGATAAATTACGTAAATCTTAA
- a CDS encoding YceI family protein, which translates to MKHLKTLAIAILAFTTTTLVAQTKTINTAKSQIKWVGEKVTGKHEGTVNLSSGTLILDKQKIVGGTFTIAMPTLTVTDLTADQGKAKLEGHLKSEDFFDTETSPEAKLVFRSVAPKANQMYTVTADLTIKGITQPVTFDLKANSTTASTTFKVDRTKYDIKFKSGSFFDNLGDKAIYDDFTIAVNLVY; encoded by the coding sequence ATGAAACACTTAAAAACGCTCGCCATTGCTATCTTGGCTTTTACAACTACTACACTTGTAGCACAAACAAAAACGATTAATACTGCCAAAAGTCAAATTAAATGGGTTGGCGAAAAAGTTACTGGAAAGCATGAAGGAACTGTAAATTTATCTTCTGGAACTCTTATTTTGGACAAACAAAAAATTGTAGGCGGAACATTTACAATTGCAATGCCGACACTTACTGTAACTGACCTTACAGCAGATCAAGGAAAAGCTAAACTTGAAGGTCATTTAAAATCAGAGGATTTCTTTGATACTGAAACTTCTCCAGAAGCAAAACTTGTTTTTAGAAGTGTAGCTCCTAAAGCAAATCAGATGTATACTGTAACTGCTGACCTTACTATCAAAGGAATTACACAACCTGTAACTTTTGATCTTAAAGCCAACTCAACTACAGCTTCAACAACGTTTAAAGTTGATAGAACTAAGTATGATATAAAATTTAAATCTGGTTCTTTCTTCGATAATCTAGGTGATAAAGCAATCTATGATGATTTTACTATTGCGGTAAACTTAGTTTACTAA
- a CDS encoding C1 family peptidase: MIRKTIMLSLLFCATSIFAQDDLVNKVINNASINSKFHFKDMIDIENTSIKNQGSAGTCWSYSGNSFLESEMIRLGKAPVDLAEIYTARQVYLSKARNYILMNGNMSLGDGGEPHDVVNMIKKYGAMPQEAYTNEDYGKGSLKSAAFQKDFKAILDNYMKNPDPKKGVSWVKDINDYLDKTLGKVPATFTYLGKNYTPHTFAKEVVGIVPEQYVEITSYMDSPYYEKILVPVPDNWSYDMAYNVPMTEMTDVIDAALKNGFSVAWSTDVSEDYFSWKNGVAHVPNVDLYNITDSDRKKFFDKPVQEKVITEEMRLAGLYSLYTTDDHAMQIVGIAKDQGGKEYYKIKNSWGDKNDYKGYLYVSKAFVQLKTTSIYLHQDALTKNFKSKLKA; the protein is encoded by the coding sequence ATGATCAGAAAAACGATAATGCTCTCCCTATTGTTTTGCGCGACTTCGATATTTGCACAAGATGATTTGGTCAATAAAGTTATAAATAATGCTTCAATAAATTCGAAGTTTCATTTTAAAGATATGATTGATATTGAAAATACTTCAATAAAAAATCAAGGATCTGCGGGTACCTGCTGGAGTTACTCTGGAAATTCATTTTTAGAAAGTGAAATGATTCGATTGGGAAAAGCTCCCGTTGATCTAGCTGAAATATATACCGCACGACAAGTCTATTTGTCAAAAGCTCGAAACTATATTTTGATGAACGGAAATATGTCCCTTGGTGATGGTGGCGAACCACACGATGTTGTCAATATGATTAAGAAATATGGCGCGATGCCGCAAGAGGCTTACACCAATGAAGATTATGGAAAAGGAAGTTTGAAATCCGCAGCTTTCCAAAAAGATTTCAAAGCTATTTTAGATAATTATATGAAGAATCCAGATCCAAAGAAAGGTGTTTCGTGGGTTAAAGATATCAATGATTATCTTGACAAAACATTAGGGAAAGTTCCTGCAACGTTTACTTATTTAGGAAAAAACTATACGCCACATACCTTTGCGAAAGAAGTGGTGGGCATTGTTCCTGAGCAGTATGTTGAAATTACATCCTATATGGACAGTCCATATTATGAGAAAATACTTGTTCCAGTTCCTGATAATTGGAGTTATGATATGGCCTATAATGTTCCTATGACCGAAATGACGGATGTTATTGATGCAGCTTTAAAAAATGGATTTTCTGTTGCATGGTCGACAGATGTTTCTGAAGATTACTTTAGTTGGAAAAACGGAGTAGCTCACGTTCCTAATGTAGATTTATATAATATTACAGATAGCGATCGTAAAAAGTTTTTTGACAAGCCAGTTCAAGAGAAAGTAATTACAGAAGAGATGCGTCTTGCGGGTCTCTATTCGTTATACACTACCGACGATCACGCAATGCAAATTGTGGGGATTGCAAAAGATCAAGGTGGTAAAGAGTACTACAAAATTAAAAATTCGTGGGGAGATAAGAATGATTACAAAGGATATCTGTATGTTTCTAAAGCTTTTGTACAATTAAAAACTACTAGTATCTACTTGCATCAAGATGCTTTGACAAAAAACTTCAAATCGAAATTAAAAGCCTAA
- a CDS encoding fasciclin domain-containing protein, whose product MNTSIKILLFAVLAFLVSCKQNTDTSEVANDLTTAPLNISPPDANKSDSKLNIVQIVADSKDHTTLLLALKKAELVDALSNAGPYTFFAPTNAAFAKLSDASMEDLLHAEKLEDLENILGYHTYVGVLKTEYMQDADEFDMVYGGKIKITKTQNHILVNGSVIVASFETTNGIVHIIEDVLLPN is encoded by the coding sequence ATGAATACGTCGATTAAAATACTGCTTTTTGCCGTATTAGCATTTTTGGTGAGTTGTAAGCAAAATACTGATACTAGTGAGGTGGCAAATGACTTGACAACAGCTCCCTTGAACATAAGTCCACCTGATGCAAATAAATCTGATTCAAAGCTTAATATTGTGCAAATTGTGGCAGATAGTAAAGATCATACTACTTTGCTGCTCGCTCTAAAAAAAGCTGAACTAGTCGATGCACTGAGCAATGCCGGTCCTTATACTTTTTTTGCTCCAACAAACGCGGCGTTTGCTAAACTCAGTGATGCATCGATGGAGGATCTTTTGCATGCAGAAAAGCTAGAAGATTTAGAAAATATTTTAGGTTATCACACATATGTAGGAGTTTTAAAAACTGAATATATGCAGGATGCTGACGAATTTGACATGGTTTACGGTGGAAAAATTAAAATCACTAAAACACAAAATCACATTCTTGTAAATGGATCAGTAATTGTCGCTTCCTTCGAAACTACAAATGGAATTGTCCATATTATAGAAGATGTTTTATTGCCAAATTAA
- the ric gene encoding iron-sulfur cluster repair di-iron protein produces MTILDEKTIGEYVAQDFRTAAVFSKYGIDFCCKGNRSITEACEKKALDPTKIQGEIDKLLQTSQTGHIDFTSWPLDLLADYIEKTHHRFVAEKSPLLVAFLDKLCKVHGHNHPELFEITELFKGCAQELGSHMQKEEQILFPFIKKMVASNLNNSELDQPGFGSVANPIAMMKAEHENEGERLEKISALTNNYLPPADACNTYKVTYAMLHEFEQDLHTHIHLENNILFPQALQMESQMAYA; encoded by the coding sequence ATGACAATTCTAGATGAAAAAACAATTGGTGAATATGTAGCGCAAGATTTCAGAACTGCTGCTGTATTTTCAAAGTATGGTATCGATTTTTGTTGCAAAGGGAATCGTAGTATTACAGAGGCTTGTGAGAAAAAAGCATTGGATCCAACAAAAATTCAAGGTGAGATAGACAAGTTATTGCAAACTTCGCAAACCGGTCACATTGATTTTACCAGTTGGCCGCTCGATTTGCTAGCAGATTATATTGAAAAAACGCACCACCGCTTTGTAGCCGAAAAATCGCCCCTATTGGTGGCTTTTCTTGATAAACTGTGCAAAGTTCACGGGCACAATCACCCTGAATTATTTGAAATTACTGAATTATTTAAAGGTTGTGCACAAGAATTAGGCAGTCACATGCAAAAGGAAGAGCAGATTTTATTTCCTTTTATCAAAAAAATGGTAGCTAGCAATTTGAATAATTCCGAATTAGATCAGCCTGGCTTTGGATCGGTAGCGAATCCAATTGCGATGATGAAAGCGGAGCATGAGAATGAAGGAGAACGTCTTGAAAAGATTTCTGCCCTCACAAATAATTATCTGCCGCCTGCTGATGCTTGCAATACTTACAAAGTTACGTACGCAATGCTGCACGAATTTGAACAAGATTTACACACACATATTCACCTAGAAAACAACATATTATTCCCCCAAGCTTTGCAAATGGAATCGCAAATGGCATACGCATAA
- a CDS encoding RluA family pseudouridine synthase, producing the protein MLNNIDDNVEEDTLFEHFRFEVPKGQLLLRIDKFLMNMIQNSTRNKIQSAATSGDIYVNDVAVKSNYKVKPGDVIRILLTHPPYENRIDPEDIPLNIVYEDDALLLINKEAGMVVHPGHGNYTGTLVHALAFHFDNLPMNSSERPGLVHRIDKDTSGLLVIAKTEAAMTHLAKQFEAKTSEREYIALVWGNVKEDEGTITGNIARHVKDRMQMAVFEDETIGKPAVTHYKVLERLGYVTLISCKLETGRTHQIRVHLKHIGHTLFNDERYGGHLILKGTTFTKYKQFVENCFKILPRQALHAKTLGFVHPTTGETMRFDTEIPQDMTEVIEKWRGYAQSKSLEEEE; encoded by the coding sequence ATGCTGAATAATATAGATGATAATGTAGAAGAAGACACACTCTTTGAACACTTTAGATTTGAAGTGCCAAAAGGACAATTATTATTAAGAATTGACAAGTTCTTGATGAACATGATTCAGAATTCTACTCGAAACAAAATTCAAAGTGCAGCAACTTCGGGCGATATTTACGTCAACGATGTTGCGGTTAAATCTAATTATAAAGTAAAACCAGGAGATGTAATTCGAATTTTATTAACGCATCCGCCTTACGAAAACCGAATTGATCCAGAAGATATTCCGTTGAATATAGTGTACGAAGACGACGCTTTGTTGCTTATAAATAAGGAAGCGGGAATGGTTGTACATCCTGGTCATGGAAATTATACTGGAACTTTGGTGCATGCGCTAGCGTTTCATTTTGATAATCTCCCAATGAATAGCAGCGAGCGTCCAGGTTTAGTTCATAGGATTGATAAAGATACTTCTGGATTATTGGTTATTGCCAAAACCGAAGCTGCAATGACTCATCTTGCCAAGCAATTTGAAGCAAAAACTTCTGAGCGCGAATATATTGCACTTGTTTGGGGTAATGTTAAGGAAGACGAAGGCACCATCACTGGAAATATTGCTAGACACGTTAAAGATCGTATGCAAATGGCAGTTTTTGAAGATGAAACTATCGGAAAGCCAGCAGTTACGCACTACAAAGTTTTGGAACGTTTGGGCTATGTAACCTTGATTTCTTGCAAATTAGAAACTGGTCGTACGCACCAAATTCGCGTGCACCTCAAGCATATTGGTCATACCTTATTTAATGATGAGCGTTATGGAGGTCATTTGATTTTGAAGGGAACAACTTTTACAAAATACAAACAGTTTGTTGAGAACTGCTTCAAAATTTTGCCACGTCAGGCATTACACGCAAAAACGCTTGGGTTTGTGCATCCTACAACTGGCGAAACAATGCGTTTTGATACCGAAATTCCTCAGGATATGACCGAAGTTATTGAAAAATGGCGCGGCTATGCGCAAAGTAAAAGTTTGGAAGAAGAGGAGTAG
- a CDS encoding rhodanese-like domain-containing protein, whose protein sequence is MDLSQKQWTDQVANQENAIIIDVRTPAEWAEGIIPNAMMIDIYSGQNFVDTINGLEDKDANYYIYCRSGVRSHQTCNYMNQQGFTNVFNLAGGIMQYTGDLTQP, encoded by the coding sequence ATGGATTTATCTCAGAAACAATGGACTGATCAAGTTGCAAATCAAGAGAATGCGATTATAATTGATGTTCGCACACCTGCCGAATGGGCGGAGGGTATTATTCCAAATGCAATGATGATTGATATTTATTCAGGTCAGAATTTTGTAGATACAATTAATGGGTTAGAAGATAAAGATGCCAATTATTATATTTATTGCAGATCGGGTGTCCGAAGCCATCAAACTTGCAATTATATGAATCAGCAAGGCTTTACAAATGTATTTAACCTTGCAGGTGGAATAATGCAATACACTGGAGATCTTACACAACCTTAG
- a CDS encoding PASTA domain-containing protein, which produces MSLRKYLTSRVFFTQIAIAIAIVAALVFAFIFWLDSNTNHGQEIEVPDLSKLTEQQVKEKVEELNLNYVLLDSVDFKKGYPKFSVVEQDPLPGTKVKEDRKIYIKINSSGFTSVVIPDLIEKTFRQVSPTLLALGLEIGEITYVPYLGKDMVRQLKQKGKVLKPGDKVMKTSKIDVVLGDGKVAFDENEIDEPLENLEDAE; this is translated from the coding sequence ATGAGTTTACGAAAATATCTAACCAGTCGCGTTTTCTTTACGCAGATTGCAATTGCAATTGCAATAGTCGCAGCATTGGTTTTCGCCTTTATTTTTTGGCTAGATAGCAATACAAATCACGGGCAAGAAATAGAAGTTCCAGACCTAAGCAAACTTACAGAGCAGCAAGTTAAGGAAAAGGTCGAAGAATTAAATCTTAATTATGTTTTGCTTGATAGTGTTGATTTCAAAAAAGGCTATCCAAAATTTAGCGTTGTAGAACAAGATCCTCTTCCAGGCACTAAAGTCAAAGAAGATAGAAAGATTTACATCAAAATAAATTCGTCAGGATTTACATCAGTGGTCATTCCAGATCTAATCGAAAAAACATTTAGACAGGTATCACCGACGCTTTTGGCTCTAGGACTTGAAATTGGCGAAATTACTTATGTTCCGTATTTAGGAAAAGACATGGTAAGACAACTTAAACAGAAAGGAAAAGTTTTGAAACCTGGAGATAAGGTAATGAAGACGTCCAAAATTGATGTTGTTCTTGGTGATGGGAAAGTAGCATTTGACGAAAATGAAATAGACGAACCTCTAGAGAATCTTGAAGATGCTGAATAA
- a CDS encoding oxygenase MpaB family protein has protein sequence MVKNETNKTFWETGNGRDFLEWAKIDRLNLESNLDPELFYKYDHNLDLLTKEWLQNGEFKNIMKSLHSNKINEKLPNSFLEFKNKLEKVPTWVDFELIREGCNLSERSGLTGLLILRNFALLGGYNFANLTKPLIATGSLEKGSLHRLYNTLNFWVNVSRSKEDNKIRIDACLQTRLVHAVSRLTILDKDLNWNQEKYGIPINHADMIATNTAFTVYFLYGLQKLNFKYSEQEELGIFHLWKYVTYLLGVPQNLIPNNKSEALQFFSFWTQYQAEADQDARKLAKSLLMESTPISLLQLDFVKQNMEFIHRSVANYLIDDATLKNLNIPEARLGTAIIQAIKLKNALVLNKEKANSLGEQQQKSVLIDYKTNSILQKKAN, from the coding sequence ATGGTTAAAAACGAAACGAATAAGACTTTTTGGGAGACGGGAAATGGCCGGGATTTTCTAGAGTGGGCCAAAATTGATAGATTAAATTTGGAATCTAATCTCGATCCAGAATTATTCTATAAATATGATCATAACCTGGATCTCTTAACCAAAGAATGGTTGCAAAACGGCGAGTTTAAGAATATAATGAAATCGCTACATTCAAATAAAATAAATGAGAAATTACCAAATAGCTTTTTAGAATTCAAAAATAAATTAGAGAAAGTTCCCACTTGGGTCGATTTTGAATTGATTAGAGAAGGTTGCAACCTATCTGAAAGAAGTGGATTAACAGGACTTTTAATTTTAAGAAATTTTGCACTCTTGGGAGGATATAATTTTGCAAATCTCACCAAACCCTTAATTGCTACAGGTTCATTGGAAAAAGGTTCTCTTCATCGATTGTATAATACATTAAATTTTTGGGTAAATGTAAGCAGAAGCAAAGAAGATAATAAGATTAGAATAGATGCTTGCCTCCAAACACGATTGGTGCACGCTGTGTCTAGATTGACAATTTTGGACAAAGACCTTAATTGGAATCAAGAAAAATATGGAATTCCAATCAATCACGCCGATATGATTGCAACCAATACTGCATTTACCGTCTACTTTTTATACGGGCTTCAAAAGCTTAATTTCAAATACTCTGAACAAGAAGAACTAGGGATTTTTCATCTCTGGAAATATGTAACTTATCTTTTAGGTGTACCTCAAAACCTAATTCCAAATAATAAAAGTGAGGCCTTACAATTCTTTTCTTTCTGGACCCAATATCAAGCAGAAGCCGATCAAGACGCGCGAAAATTAGCCAAATCGCTTTTAATGGAAAGTACTCCCATCAGTTTACTTCAACTAGATTTTGTAAAACAAAACATGGAATTCATTCATAGAAGTGTTGCCAATTATTTAATTGATGATGCTACTCTTAAAAATCTAAATATTCCCGAAGCTCGTTTAGGCACGGCTATAATACAAGCAATCAAATTAAAAAATGCTCTTGTACTAAATAAGGAGAAGGCAAATAGTCTGGGCGAACAGCAGCAAAAAAGCGTGCTGATAGATTACAAGACAAATTCCATTTTACAGAAAAAAGCAAATTAA
- the cphA gene encoding cyanophycin synthetase has product MKIVATRYLKGSNIWSSYYKPLVQFTVLFDNSNVSIVSKLTDLYGQLESLNHAPIVFQNDQIHAHNNQEEKVVILLCKIGLLLQPFNNQLNYYFNFRSAAAANTYLFAFGYQDFDTARYVVNSLKSIVSSLGDGKDVEILEIFQQISKIYYSNQLGPSTASIVAAAEARSIPWRRFGKYSKIYLGYGVKQKQFQATIAGSTSCLAVDDAGNKQKTKNLLSQMFIPVPEGSTCDSEDELSEIIDTLGYPLVIKPLNGNQGKGATINITTWTAAHAAYLFAQTISTTVLVERYTKGFDFRILLIDYKVVAAAKRNPAHVIGDGIHSIKKLIEIENHNPERGIGHTKNLTKITIDQDSHNMLLKQNISLESVADRGQVVFLKSTANLSTGGTAEDVTDHIHPENNLLAERAAKIMGLNICGLDIIAETLEMPIRKNNGVIIEVNAAPGFRMHLAPSSGIPRSVGEAVVDMLYPPKSNFRIPIIAVTGTNGKTTITRLTAFIAKTAGFTPGFTTTDGIYVNDILIAEGDMTGPQSAKIVLSDPTVDYAVLETARGGILRAGLYYDYCDVGIISNIQGDHLGLHNIDTLEDLANVKAVVAHSVKPSGWAVLNGTDENCVKIASTLKCNYAFFIDKYNYELIESLSNQNIAVAFYQEGNLTILKDKISTIIAHCNHIPLTVNGTCRFMMANVLAAALATFLQGISAKHIATALSKFIPDSKNTPGRMNHFQHNGYEIIVDYAHNVHGYKAMQEYLKNFEGKRIIGIISAVGDRRDQDIIECGLLAGQMFDHIIIRQEADLRGREADNIVELLKIGIASANENITVEVIENENFAVVKALDIAHENDLVVALSEMYESVIDVILQHQIKI; this is encoded by the coding sequence ATGAAAATAGTTGCCACTCGATATTTAAAAGGTTCGAATATTTGGAGTTCGTATTATAAGCCTTTAGTACAATTTACTGTGTTATTTGATAACAGTAACGTATCAATTGTTTCAAAACTCACAGACCTATATGGGCAGCTGGAATCTTTAAATCATGCTCCCATAGTTTTTCAAAATGATCAAATTCATGCGCATAATAACCAAGAAGAAAAGGTTGTAATTCTGCTTTGCAAAATTGGATTGTTATTGCAACCTTTTAATAACCAACTCAACTATTATTTTAATTTCAGATCTGCCGCTGCTGCAAATACCTATCTATTTGCTTTTGGCTATCAGGATTTCGACACGGCACGATATGTAGTAAATAGTTTAAAAAGCATTGTGTCGAGTTTGGGAGATGGAAAAGATGTTGAAATTTTAGAGATTTTTCAACAGATTTCTAAAATTTACTACAGCAATCAGTTAGGACCAAGTACAGCAAGCATTGTCGCGGCAGCCGAAGCTAGAAGCATTCCGTGGCGTCGATTTGGAAAATATTCAAAAATTTATTTAGGATACGGGGTGAAGCAAAAGCAGTTTCAGGCAACTATTGCTGGAAGCACTTCCTGTCTTGCGGTTGATGATGCTGGCAATAAGCAAAAAACTAAGAATTTACTTTCGCAAATGTTTATTCCTGTGCCAGAAGGAAGCACCTGCGATAGTGAGGACGAATTGAGTGAGATAATTGATACTCTTGGTTACCCTTTGGTTATAAAACCTCTGAATGGTAATCAAGGAAAGGGTGCAACTATAAATATTACAACGTGGACCGCAGCACATGCGGCATATTTATTTGCGCAGACTATTTCTACTACAGTCTTAGTGGAACGATATACAAAAGGATTTGATTTCCGAATATTGTTGATAGACTATAAAGTTGTGGCTGCGGCCAAAAGAAATCCGGCGCACGTCATTGGCGATGGCATTCACTCTATAAAGAAATTAATTGAAATAGAAAATCACAATCCGGAGCGGGGGATAGGCCACACTAAAAACTTAACCAAAATAACCATTGACCAAGATTCGCATAATATGTTGCTTAAGCAGAATATTAGTTTGGAAAGTGTCGCGGATAGAGGACAAGTTGTCTTCCTAAAGTCAACTGCAAATCTTAGCACAGGTGGCACTGCCGAGGACGTGACAGATCATATTCATCCTGAAAATAACTTACTTGCTGAAAGAGCAGCCAAAATTATGGGACTTAATATATGTGGTCTTGATATTATTGCCGAAACTTTGGAGATGCCTATTAGAAAAAACAATGGTGTCATTATAGAAGTGAATGCAGCTCCTGGATTCAGAATGCATTTAGCGCCAAGTTCGGGAATTCCGCGATCGGTCGGGGAAGCCGTAGTCGATATGTTGTATCCTCCAAAATCAAATTTTCGTATTCCTATTATAGCTGTTACCGGTACAAACGGTAAGACCACAATTACAAGACTAACGGCTTTTATTGCGAAAACTGCGGGTTTTACACCAGGTTTTACCACAACCGATGGAATTTATGTGAATGACATTCTCATAGCAGAAGGTGATATGACTGGTCCACAAAGCGCAAAAATCGTTTTGAGTGATCCTACAGTTGATTATGCAGTTTTGGAAACTGCAAGAGGCGGAATTCTCCGAGCAGGACTGTATTATGATTATTGCGATGTGGGAATCATAAGCAATATTCAAGGGGATCATCTAGGTCTTCATAATATAGATACGCTCGAGGATTTAGCGAATGTAAAAGCTGTAGTTGCGCACAGTGTGAAGCCTAGTGGCTGGGCAGTGCTAAATGGTACAGATGAAAACTGCGTCAAAATTGCTAGTACGCTCAAATGTAATTATGCTTTTTTCATAGATAAGTATAATTATGAACTTATCGAATCACTTAGCAATCAAAACATCGCGGTGGCATTTTATCAAGAGGGAAATCTCACTATCTTAAAAGATAAAATTTCAACAATCATTGCCCACTGTAATCATATTCCTTTAACCGTTAATGGCACCTGCAGATTCATGATGGCCAATGTCTTAGCAGCAGCGTTGGCAACTTTTTTACAGGGAATATCTGCAAAGCACATTGCTACGGCTTTGTCAAAATTTATTCCCGATAGTAAAAATACGCCTGGTCGAATGAACCACTTTCAACATAATGGCTACGAAATTATTGTAGATTATGCCCACAATGTTCACGGTTACAAAGCGATGCAGGAATACCTAAAAAATTTTGAAGGTAAGAGAATTATTGGCATTATTTCGGCCGTTGGCGATAGAAGAGATCAGGATATTATTGAATGTGGATTGCTAGCAGGTCAGATGTTTGATCACATCATCATTAGACAAGAAGCAGATTTGAGAGGTCGGGAGGCAGACAATATAGTGGAACTTCTAAAGATTGGAATTGCTTCGGCAAACGAAAATATTACGGTCGAGGTCATTGAAAATGAAAATTTTGCCGTGGTAAAAGCATTGGATATTGCTCATGAAAATGACCTTGTTGTAGCATTGAGCGAAATGTATGAAAGTGTAATTGATGTAATTCTTCAACATCAAATTAAAATTTAA
- the yaaA gene encoding peroxide stress protein YaaA yields the protein MKIVLSPAKSLDFDTALPLQKHTKPIFLEEAKEIQQELMNQSPDALSKLMSISQKLADLNWQRNQDRKFNTKITDTSRQAIFTLDGDVYKGLDAYSLSEEKIVGLQDSLRILSGLYGILRPLDVMEAYRLEMGITLPVGHNKNLYEFWKPKITAALNKELKKDELFINLASVEYFSAIDTKALKVPVIKPEFKDYKNGDLKIIAIYAKKARGMMVRFIADSNAQTVDDLKHFDYDGYGFDSKLSTDTDLVFTR from the coding sequence ATGAAAATAGTATTGTCACCCGCCAAGTCGCTAGACTTTGACACCGCATTACCACTTCAAAAACATACAAAACCAATTTTTCTGGAAGAGGCAAAAGAAATTCAGCAAGAGCTGATGAATCAATCTCCAGATGCTTTGTCCAAATTGATGTCGATTTCGCAAAAATTAGCTGATTTGAATTGGCAGCGAAATCAAGATCGTAAATTTAATACTAAAATAACTGATACTTCAAGACAGGCGATTTTTACTTTAGACGGCGACGTATACAAAGGACTTGATGCTTATAGTTTGAGCGAAGAAAAAATAGTGGGACTTCAAGATTCACTGCGCATATTATCAGGATTGTACGGAATTTTGAGACCGCTCGACGTGATGGAAGCCTACAGATTGGAGATGGGAATCACTTTGCCAGTAGGGCATAACAAAAATCTTTACGAGTTTTGGAAGCCAAAAATAACAGCCGCATTGAACAAAGAGCTGAAAAAAGACGAACTTTTTATAAACCTTGCGAGTGTCGAATATTTTTCGGCAATTGATACGAAAGCGTTGAAAGTGCCGGTTATCAAACCGGAATTTAAGGATTATAAAAATGGCGATTTGAAGATTATAGCTATCTACGCAAAAAAAGCTAGGGGAATGATGGTGCGGTTTATAGCCGATAGCAATGCGCAGACCGTGGATGACTTAAAACACTTTGACTACGACGGCTATGGTTTTGATAGTAAATTATCAACAGATACTGATTTGGTTTTTACACGTTAA